From the Clostridium putrefaciens genome, one window contains:
- a CDS encoding ECF transporter S component produces the protein MQSNTGKGNSLSKRTIVASFMILIVIPITMAFGIIVLNDRKEYFISLLIILYTMVPFFMIFEKRKPQPRELVTISVLCGIGVAGRAAFFMLPQFKPVVAVVIISGVCFGAESGFLVGAVTGFVSNFFFGQGPWTPWQMFCFGIIGFLAGILFKKGMLPKKRGALCIYGGIATFVIYGGIINIGALVMFTGKLNWKALKATYISGIPFDLVHAIATIFFLFILANPMIEKLDRIKKKYGLVEP, from the coding sequence ATGCAATCAAACACTGGAAAAGGTAACTCTTTAAGTAAACGTACCATAGTAGCTTCATTTATGATTCTAATTGTAATACCAATAACTATGGCATTTGGTATTATAGTATTAAATGATAGGAAGGAGTATTTTATTAGCTTACTTATAATCCTTTATACAATGGTTCCTTTTTTCATGATATTCGAGAAAAGAAAACCACAACCTAGAGAGCTAGTAACAATCTCTGTACTATGTGGAATAGGTGTGGCAGGAAGAGCAGCATTTTTTATGTTACCACAATTTAAACCAGTTGTAGCCGTTGTAATAATTTCTGGAGTATGCTTTGGAGCAGAAAGTGGATTTTTAGTCGGCGCAGTTACAGGTTTTGTATCAAACTTTTTCTTTGGACAAGGCCCTTGGACTCCTTGGCAAATGTTTTGTTTTGGAATAATTGGGTTTTTGGCAGGGATTTTATTCAAGAAGGGGATGCTACCTAAAAAAAGGGGCGCCTTATGTATATATGGTGGTATTGCAACCTTTGTAATATATGGTGGCATAATAAATATCGGAGCTTTAGTTATGTTTACAGGAAAACTAAATTGGAAGGCACTTAAAGCTACATATATATCAGGAATTCCTTTTGATTTAGTACATGCCATTGCAACTATATTTTTTCTCTTTATTTTGGCGAATCCAATGATTGAAAAGTTAGATAGAATAAAAAAGAAATATGGACTTGTTGAACCTTAA
- the srtB gene encoding class B sortase, with the protein MCSIARKVLFSICLIIFIFSGIGLIYMKYQSYNNKSLNKNVLNKISQVVEEQTRDINENDTNIMEMLLDINSDIKGVIKIDNTKINYPVVQCENNKFYINHDIKKEKSKYGTIFIDYRNELEPNRLQGQNIILYGHNMKDESMFSDLKVFRNKEFNYDNSIIYLDMFYKRYRFEIFSVFLVNEDFNYRKTYFEDDQELNYYLKGIEDSSLYFKDIELNCKDTILTLSTCEYDWENARLVVQGKLIEEY; encoded by the coding sequence GTGTGTAGTATAGCAAGAAAGGTATTATTTTCAATATGTCTAATAATATTTATTTTCTCAGGAATAGGTCTTATTTATATGAAATATCAATCATACAACAATAAAAGTTTAAATAAGAACGTATTAAATAAGATTTCACAAGTAGTGGAAGAGCAGACAAGAGATATAAATGAGAATGATACAAATATTATGGAAATGTTACTTGATATAAATAGTGATATAAAAGGGGTTATAAAGATTGATAATACTAAAATCAATTATCCTGTAGTTCAATGTGAAAATAATAAGTTTTATATTAATCATGATATAAAAAAAGAAAAAAGTAAGTATGGGACTATTTTTATTGATTATAGGAATGAATTAGAACCTAATAGACTACAAGGTCAGAATATAATTTTATATGGACATAATATGAAAGATGAGAGTATGTTTTCAGATTTAAAAGTTTTCAGGAATAAAGAATTTAATTATGATAATTCAATAATATATTTAGATATGTTTTATAAAAGATATAGATTTGAGATCTTTTCTGTGTTTCTTGTAAATGAGGATTTTAATTATAGAAAAACTTATTTTGAAGATGATCAAGAACTAAATTATTATTTAAAAGGGATTGAAGATTCATCATTATATTTTAAAGATATTGAATTGAACTGTAAAGATACAATACTTACTTTATCTACCTGCGAATATGATTGGGAAAATGCTAGGCTGGTAGTTCAAGGAAAATTGATTGAAGAATACTAA
- a CDS encoding ABC transporter ATP-binding protein, with amino-acid sequence MELYRITGLTFAYPECEKHALQNINLEIGQGEFVTICGKSGCGKSTLLRHLKTVLTPHGERNGEILFKDTVLEKVDLRTQSSEIGYVLQSPDNQIVTDKVWHELAFGLESLGFDNTTIRLRVAEMASFFGIQGWFMKNVTELSGGQKQLLNLAAIMAMQPSVLILDEPTSQLDPIAATEFLDTVRKINQEIGTTIIITEHRLEEVFPMSDRVIVLDNGEIIENDTPRSVGRKLKQSNHDMFVSMPSPMQIYAGVDSDLPCPLTVREGRGFLDKLLVHKDIDEIACDISCEPKESDVILSLKEIWFKYEKNSSDIVKDLSLEVKKGTIHSIVGGNGTGKTTTLNIITGINKPYRGKVNINGKEIGKYSNKELFNSNLGVLPQNPQSLFMEKTVELDLLEILSGEKISKEEKKEKVKAMSELLEISYVLHMHPYDLSGGEQQRAAMAKVLLLNPKILLLDEPTKGMDNCFKNKLGEILRKLTSKGVTILIVSHDIEFCAKYADMCSLFFDGNVVTSGTPKKFFSGNSFYTTSANRMSRHIFKNAIVNEDVIKSCNQTLEKVTL; translated from the coding sequence ATGGAACTATATAGAATTACAGGCTTAACATTTGCATATCCAGAATGTGAAAAACACGCTTTACAAAACATTAACTTAGAAATAGGTCAAGGTGAATTTGTTACTATTTGTGGGAAGTCAGGTTGTGGTAAAAGTACATTGCTTAGACATTTAAAGACTGTGCTAACACCACATGGTGAACGTAATGGAGAGATTTTATTCAAGGACACTGTTCTTGAAAAGGTTGACTTAAGAACACAATCATCAGAAATAGGGTATGTTTTGCAAAGTCCTGACAATCAAATTGTTACAGATAAGGTTTGGCATGAACTTGCTTTTGGACTTGAAAGCTTAGGCTTTGACAACACTACTATTCGTTTAAGAGTGGCTGAAATGGCAAGTTTTTTTGGAATCCAAGGTTGGTTTATGAAAAATGTTACAGAACTATCAGGAGGACAAAAACAACTACTTAATCTTGCAGCTATAATGGCAATGCAGCCATCGGTACTTATTTTAGATGAACCAACTTCACAGCTTGACCCAATAGCAGCAACTGAATTTTTAGATACCGTTAGAAAGATTAATCAAGAGATAGGTACCACAATTATAATAACAGAACATAGATTAGAAGAAGTATTCCCAATGTCTGATAGGGTCATAGTGTTGGATAATGGTGAAATAATAGAAAATGACACACCAAGAAGTGTTGGAAGGAAACTAAAACAAAGTAATCATGATATGTTTGTTTCAATGCCAAGTCCAATGCAAATATATGCAGGTGTAGATTCTGATCTGCCATGTCCGTTAACAGTTAGAGAAGGTAGGGGGTTTTTAGACAAGCTATTAGTTCATAAAGACATTGATGAAATAGCTTGTGATATAAGTTGTGAGCCTAAGGAGTCAGATGTAATTCTTAGTCTTAAAGAAATCTGGTTTAAGTATGAAAAGAATTCAAGTGACATTGTTAAGGACTTATCTCTTGAAGTTAAAAAGGGTACAATTCATTCCATTGTTGGTGGAAATGGTACAGGGAAAACAACAACATTAAATATAATAACTGGTATAAACAAACCATATAGAGGGAAGGTTAATATAAATGGTAAGGAAATTGGAAAGTACTCTAATAAGGAACTTTTTAATTCTAATTTAGGAGTGTTGCCACAGAACCCTCAATCTCTATTTATGGAAAAGACAGTAGAACTTGATTTGTTAGAAATTTTAAGCGGTGAAAAGATTTCGAAGGAAGAAAAGAAGGAAAAAGTAAAGGCTATGTCAGAGCTTCTAGAAATAAGTTATGTTTTACACATGCATCCATATGATTTAAGTGGTGGAGAACAACAAAGAGCGGCTATGGCAAAGGTACTTTTGTTGAATCCTAAAATTTTATTGCTTGATGAGCCTACTAAAGGAATGGATAATTGTTTCAAAAATAAGCTTGGAGAGATATTGAGAAAACTTACATCAAAAGGTGTAACTATTTTAATCGTGTCTCACGATATAGAATTTTGTGCTAAATATGCAGATATGTGCTCTTTATTTTTTGATGGAAATGTTGTTACAAGTGGAACACCAAAGAAGTTTTTCAGTGGAAATAGCTTTTATACTACATCAGCTAATAGAATGTCTAGGCATATATTTAAAAATGCAATAGTAAATGAGGATGTGATAAAATCATGCAATCAAACACTGGAAAAGGTAACTCTTTAA
- a CDS encoding energy-coupling factor transporter transmembrane component T translates to MRDSFSTYHPIINFFYFIGVIGFSMFFMHPIFLVISLICSMIYSTYLNKRKALKFNIVYMIPLLIILMLINPAFNHYGVTILLYVNDNPVTLESIVYGVASATMYISVIIWFSCYNSIMTSDKFMYVFGKVIPALSLIISMSLRFVPKFKAQIKVISNGQKCIGRDATQGNIIKRAKNGLKILSIMITWALENSIETADSMKSRGYGLKGRTSFSNFRFGTRDKVVFSITSGLSLIVLIGAFLGENNIKYNPQIIYKEISIFSIVVYVSYFLLLILPVILNTMEDIKWNYIELQA, encoded by the coding sequence ATGAGAGATTCATTTTCAACTTATCATCCTATAATAAACTTCTTTTACTTCATAGGAGTTATTGGATTTAGTATGTTTTTTATGCATCCAATATTTCTAGTGATATCACTTATATGCAGTATGATATACTCAACATATTTAAATAAAAGAAAGGCGCTAAAGTTTAATATTGTATATATGATTCCTTTATTAATAATATTGATGTTAATAAATCCAGCATTTAACCACTATGGGGTTACCATTTTGCTTTATGTAAATGATAATCCAGTTACATTAGAATCCATTGTCTATGGGGTAGCATCAGCAACTATGTATATATCCGTTATTATATGGTTTTCTTGCTATAATTCCATAATGACATCGGATAAGTTTATGTACGTCTTTGGTAAAGTAATACCTGCACTGTCATTAATAATATCTATGTCTCTTAGATTTGTTCCAAAGTTTAAAGCTCAAATAAAGGTGATTTCTAATGGACAAAAGTGTATTGGAAGAGATGCTACTCAGGGAAATATCATTAAAAGAGCAAAAAATGGACTAAAAATATTATCTATTATGATAACGTGGGCCTTAGAAAACTCTATTGAAACAGCAGATTCTATGAAATCTCGTGGCTATGGATTAAAGGGAAGAACAAGTTTTTCTAACTTTCGTTTTGGTACTAGAGATAAAGTTGTCTTTAGTATAACCTCAGGATTATCATTGATTGTATTAATAGGAGCTTTCTTGGGTGAGAATAATATTAAATATAACCCACAAATTATTTATAAGGAGATTTCAATTTTTAGTATAGTTGTGTATGTATCTTATTTCTTACTTTTAATTTTGCCGGTTATATTAAATACAATGGAGGATATAAAATGGAACTATATAGAATTACAGGCTTAA
- a CDS encoding DUF4430 domain-containing protein — protein sequence MLVEANKHRESGTKDQYLTDPTPEGMPKPKEWQNSKIDKSKVKYCTLSVDCLTILDNMKDFNNDKMAVLPKDGIIYKDRRVMFYEGESVFNMLNREMKKNRIHMEFTMTPIYNSNYIEGIHNLYEFDCGRYSGWMYKVNGWYPNYGCSRYVLKDGDVVNWRYTCDLGRDVGCTWMGETLDD from the coding sequence TTGCTAGTAGAGGCTAATAAGCATAGAGAAAGTGGGACTAAGGACCAATATCTAACAGATCCTACCCCAGAAGGAATGCCAAAACCAAAGGAATGGCAAAATTCAAAAATAGATAAGTCTAAGGTTAAATATTGTACGCTTTCTGTAGATTGTTTGACAATCTTAGATAATATGAAAGACTTCAATAATGATAAGATGGCTGTATTACCTAAGGATGGGATAATATATAAAGATCGTAGAGTAATGTTTTATGAAGGTGAATCTGTATTTAATATGCTTAATAGAGAAATGAAAAAAAACAGAATACACATGGAATTTACTATGACACCAATTTATAATAGCAACTATATAGAGGGAATTCATAATTTATATGAATTTGATTGTGGAAGATATAGTGGATGGATGTATAAGGTTAATGGTTGGTATCCAAATTACGGATGTAGCAGATATGTATTAAAAGATGGTGATGTTGTAAATTGGAGGTATACCTGTGATTTAGGTAGAGATGTGGGCTGTACTTGGATGGGAGAAACTTTAGACGATTAA
- a CDS encoding threonine/serine exporter family protein: protein MTQSEVVQIISAIIGTIGFGLYFRVKKKRLLVATVGGFIAWVVYLLCYHYTYNIFICNMISAIVVSIYSEVIARILKAPSTVFMLPSLVPLLPGGALYYTMSGVVQGNIGMIGEYGLQTIKTTFGIAFGVLVSTVFIYRPKNNRTTSY, encoded by the coding sequence ATGACGCAATCAGAAGTAGTACAAATTATATCAGCTATAATAGGAACTATAGGATTTGGGTTATATTTTCGTGTAAAAAAGAAGAGATTATTGGTTGCTACAGTTGGTGGTTTCATTGCCTGGGTTGTGTATCTTTTATGTTACCATTATACATATAACATTTTTATTTGCAATATGATTTCAGCTATTGTTGTAAGCATATATTCAGAGGTTATAGCACGGATTTTGAAAGCACCTTCCACGGTTTTTATGTTGCCATCTCTTGTGCCATTATTACCAGGGGGAGCCTTGTATTACACAATGAGTGGAGTCGTACAAGGAAATATAGGCATGATAGGTGAATATGGATTACAGACTATCAAGACAACATTTGGAATTGCCTTTGGTGTACTCGTATCCACAGTGTTTATTTACCGACCTAAAAATAATAGAACCACTTCATATTGA
- the trpB gene encoding tryptophan synthase subunit beta has product MNAKFGQFGGQFAAEILMNPLIELEKAFTQIKEDEDFKKEYMYYCNEYSGRPTPLYYAENLTKKLGGGKIYLKREDLNHTGAHKINNVIGQVLLARKMGKKKVIAETGAGQHGLATATICAMFDIPCEVFMGEEDIERQGLNVLKMKMLGAKVNSVTSGTKTLKDATNEAITHWAANIEDTFYVIGSVVGPHPYPTMVRDFQRIIGDEVKKQIIEKEGKLPDYLIACVGGGSNAMGLFYPFIEDNVAMYGVEAGGLGIDTEYHAASISKGSLGIIHGMMTYLLQDDKGEVKPVYSISAGLDYPGIGPEHAYFHSINRIKYVAINDDEAIEAFQYLTKVEGIIPALESAHAIAYLMKFAKETKKDDIIVLNLSGRGDKDMDTLSNILGE; this is encoded by the coding sequence ATGAATGCAAAGTTTGGACAATTCGGAGGACAATTTGCAGCTGAAATTCTAATGAATCCATTGATTGAACTAGAAAAGGCGTTTACTCAGATAAAAGAAGATGAAGATTTCAAAAAGGAATATATGTATTATTGTAATGAGTATTCAGGGAGACCCACTCCATTATATTATGCTGAAAATCTAACTAAAAAGCTAGGTGGGGGTAAGATTTATTTAAAGAGAGAGGATTTAAATCATACGGGCGCTCATAAGATAAACAATGTAATAGGCCAAGTCCTTCTTGCAAGGAAAATGGGTAAAAAGAAGGTAATTGCAGAAACCGGTGCAGGACAGCATGGCCTTGCCACAGCTACTATTTGTGCCATGTTCGATATTCCCTGTGAAGTATTTATGGGTGAAGAAGATATAGAAAGACAAGGCTTAAATGTTTTAAAGATGAAGATGCTAGGGGCTAAAGTAAACTCTGTAACATCTGGTACAAAAACCTTGAAGGACGCTACCAATGAGGCTATTACACATTGGGCTGCTAATATAGAAGATACCTTTTATGTAATTGGATCTGTAGTAGGACCTCATCCTTATCCTACAATGGTAAGAGATTTTCAACGAATCATAGGTGATGAAGTAAAAAAACAAATTATAGAAAAGGAAGGAAAGCTACCTGATTATTTAATAGCGTGTGTAGGTGGAGGTAGTAATGCTATGGGTTTATTTTATCCGTTTATTGAAGATAACGTAGCTATGTATGGAGTTGAAGCCGGAGGCCTTGGAATTGACACAGAATATCATGCGGCTAGTATTTCTAAAGGCAGCTTAGGAATTATACATGGGATGATGACTTATTTACTTCAAGACGATAAGGGTGAGGTAAAGCCAGTTTACTCCATATCAGCAGGTCTTGATTATCCTGGAATTGGACCAGAACATGCTTATTTCCATTCTATTAATAGAATTAAATATGTAGCTATAAACGATGATGAAGCTATAGAAGCTTTTCAATACTTGACTAAGGTAGAAGGAATTATACCTGCATTAGAAAGTGCTCATGCCATAGCTTATTTAATGAAATTTGCTAAAGAAACAAAAAAGGATGATATTATTGTATTGAATTTATCTGGAAGAGGAGATAAGGATATGGATACATTATCTAATATACTAGGGGAATAA
- a CDS encoding threonine/serine exporter family protein: MDKVIYEEEILELALDLGEIMLACGAEIRRVEDSITRICNAYQLENVKVFAITSLIIASAKCNDGRVATQIRRVKIYGTNLSKIEDANALSRYICKNKISTDEIRKELLKIKSPKKQNKYIQWDLCIGYLCAAGGFTVFFGGNGWDAVASCIIAFLMFLFDTFIKKPDVNRIVYTVFVSIVMGIIAILFVKIGIGVHVDKIMIGDIMLLIPALVLVNSLRAIFLGDTIAGMIQLTEAILIALSIAGGFAIALVTLGGIL; the protein is encoded by the coding sequence ATGGATAAAGTGATATATGAAGAGGAAATTTTGGAATTAGCTCTTGACCTTGGAGAAATAATGCTGGCATGTGGTGCTGAAATAAGAAGGGTTGAGGATTCTATTACAAGAATTTGTAATGCATATCAGTTGGAAAATGTAAAAGTGTTTGCAATCACCTCATTAATTATAGCTTCGGCAAAATGTAATGATGGAAGAGTAGCAACGCAGATAAGAAGAGTAAAAATATATGGAACAAATCTTTCTAAAATTGAAGATGCTAATGCTTTGTCTAGATATATTTGTAAAAACAAGATTTCTACAGATGAAATCAGGAAGGAACTTTTAAAAATTAAATCTCCAAAAAAACAAAATAAGTATATACAATGGGATCTTTGCATAGGATATCTTTGTGCAGCAGGAGGATTTACGGTTTTCTTTGGTGGAAATGGGTGGGATGCCGTTGCTTCTTGTATTATTGCATTTTTAATGTTTCTTTTTGATACATTTATAAAAAAACCAGATGTTAATCGTATTGTGTATACAGTATTTGTATCTATTGTGATGGGTATTATTGCAATACTCTTTGTTAAGATAGGAATTGGTGTACATGTAGATAAGATTATGATTGGAGATATTATGCTCTTAATTCCTGCACTAGTATTAGTTAATTCTTTGAGAGCTATATTTTTGGGAGACACTATTGCAGGTATGATACAGCTGACAGAAGCTATTCTTATAGCTCTTTCCATTGCAGGTGGATTTGCAATTGCGCTAGTTACTTTAGGAGGGATTTTATGA
- a CDS encoding ATP-binding cassette domain-containing protein yields the protein MKKIYFKHKGFAVLIIALLVIGNIILVVNSFMNLNMTDAIINQDIDNFYRYLVIVLGIMILKSIQGYIYGLYESKMVKAIGIDLRADIAKKFMEYDYEEYNSKDSGMYVAWLTQDVDYVLNNGVKPFYMMLNQIISVIASLIGATMIHWSFIIIFPVSLLVTMITPKYLAPRMQNVAEDYSHESGIFTSKIKNIMLGFGVFLSENCIDKMNIQIAKSTTNLEDSRYKYNKVIYSSNAIINTVAILSQMIYIIATGVLVVKGIITPGSVVGLMSLASLFFGNAQMAVSQKMLIDSALPVYNKITSMNNSKVLEGSIEAKEIKEIKELNMKVEIKDLHYSYSDGKEFFSGLNLTFYSGKKYAIVGKSGVGKTTLIKILAGILKGYGGLVYYDEVELGNIEQKSLRNLVGFIDQNTYILNESIRYNITLGEEFSDEVLNDVLVKSVLLDFILGQPGGIDYQITENGKNLSGGQKQRIAIARALIRNKKLLFIDEGTSGLDFETRNAIENKVLEDPKLTVIMITHQLTEETKKNLDEVISL from the coding sequence ATGAAAAAGATTTATTTTAAGCATAAAGGTTTTGCAGTATTAATCATAGCACTTTTAGTTATAGGAAATATTATTCTTGTAGTTAATTCCTTTATGAACTTAAATATGACGGATGCTATTATTAATCAAGATATAGATAATTTCTATAGATATCTTGTAATCGTTTTGGGAATAATGATTTTAAAATCTATTCAGGGATACATATATGGATTGTATGAATCAAAAATGGTTAAAGCTATTGGCATAGATTTAAGAGCTGATATTGCGAAAAAGTTTATGGAATATGATTATGAAGAATATAATTCAAAAGATAGTGGGATGTATGTGGCTTGGTTAACTCAGGACGTAGATTATGTATTGAATAATGGAGTAAAACCTTTTTATATGATGCTTAATCAGATAATTTCAGTGATAGCATCGCTTATTGGAGCCACAATGATTCATTGGTCATTTATTATTATTTTTCCAGTAAGCTTACTAGTAACCATGATTACTCCTAAATACCTAGCACCTCGTATGCAAAATGTAGCAGAGGATTATAGCCATGAGAGTGGTATCTTTACTAGTAAAATTAAGAATATCATGTTAGGATTTGGAGTGTTTTTATCAGAAAACTGTATAGATAAAATGAATATACAAATTGCTAAGTCTACCACAAACTTAGAGGATAGTCGATATAAATACAATAAAGTTATTTACTCCTCTAATGCAATTATTAACACAGTAGCCATATTGTCACAGATGATTTATATTATTGCCACAGGGGTATTGGTTGTTAAGGGAATAATAACTCCAGGTTCTGTGGTGGGGCTTATGAGTCTTGCTTCACTTTTTTTTGGAAACGCACAGATGGCGGTAAGTCAAAAGATGCTTATAGATTCTGCACTTCCAGTATATAATAAGATTACATCTATGAATAATTCTAAAGTGTTAGAAGGATCTATAGAAGCTAAAGAGATTAAAGAGATTAAAGAATTAAATATGAAAGTTGAAATAAAAGATCTTCATTATTCCTATTCTGATGGTAAAGAATTCTTTTCAGGATTAAATTTAACCTTTTATTCGGGAAAAAAATATGCTATTGTTGGGAAAAGTGGAGTAGGAAAGACAACATTAATTAAAATCTTAGCAGGAATTTTAAAAGGATACGGTGGATTAGTCTATTATGATGAGGTAGAACTTGGTAATATAGAGCAAAAGAGTCTTCGAAATCTTGTTGGATTCATTGATCAGAATACTTATATCCTAAACGAAAGTATCCGTTATAATATTACATTAGGTGAGGAATTTAGTGACGAAGTTTTAAATGATGTACTTGTAAAGAGTGTTCTTTTGGATTTTATATTAGGACAACCAGGTGGAATTGATTATCAAATTACTGAGAATGGTAAAAACCTTTCTGGAGGACAAAAACAACGTATTGCTATTGCAAGAGCACTTATTCGAAATAAAAAGCTTTTGTTTATAGATGAGGGGACATCTGGCCTTGATTTTGAAACTAGAAATGCTATTGAAAATAAGGTTCTGGAAGATCCAAAACTCACAGTAATTATGATAACTCATCAATTAACAGAGGAGACAAAAAAGAATCTAGATGAAGTTATATCTTTATGA